The nucleotide sequence AATTCGATACAACCGGAAGTCCCACAGAAACGGTGACAGCAGCATCGCCATGATGCAGTGTTGATAAAAATCGTGTCCTTCAGTGCGAACGGTGTGTATAAGTCAATATTTAAACTTATTCCACAATTTCAGCGTGTAGTTCCACAATTTCAGCATTCGGGGTGTTGAAAACATGCTAATCTCTGGTCACTTAATTACGATATTATTCATGTGCGTAAGGGACCGTAATTTTCACTGTACTAGCCCGACTCACACCACACTCGATGTTTTCGATTGAAGAACATCTATTGTTTATACGGCTCATTGTTTTCGCCGTTCTAGACGCGAATTGAGGAATAAAGCTTCGAACGCGAGATAGTTTATGTTTGAAAATATTGCGACCTACGGAGTCGATAGCCTTTGAAAAGTTCATCAACACAAACTATTAAGGAAGATATCATTTGGCTTTAATAGCGCAACTTCTGTTTCGATCTCGGATTGCGGAAAGtgttttctgtcattggtgttAAATAAACGCTTTTGCAATAAATGATGATAACCCGTTTTGTGTCACCCTTTCTAGTGCTTTAGGGAACACAGAATGTACTGACATAGGGGTAAAATTAACTCGTTGGCACCTCCGCCGCTGTGTCAACACTCACAGCTTAGTAATCTGCATGAACTTCTGAAAGGCACAACAAAAGCAACGAAATGAATAAATATTTACGTCAAGCAAGGCATAATAAACCAGTGCAACTCgaattccaaaaaagaaaaaaaaatcctggaattTACAGTTAGCTTATTTAGGCTTTGTAACAGCGTTGATTGTTTACTTCTGTCTCATCCACCCTATGTATTTGTGTataaaataaaatcaatcaGTCATTCAACACAGCTCACCACTGTTGTGTAATTAGACCGTCAGACCGTGTAATCTTGTACATCAAACCGTAATGCCGCTGTAGGGGCCTTTGATTTATATATAattatgaataaataaataaaaagtggCCATTGAGGCATGGCAATCCTGCCCGAAAGCGCACAACAGCATAACAGTCCTTCACTTAAAAAATGTCCCTCCGACCCAAGCGTGGCAATTCTGCCCAAAAGCGGATATTCATCTCAGTCTGGGCTCAGATCCAACAAAAAGGCGTCCACTACCGATTCACGCGGCTCCCCGTCCCCTCAGCTGTCGGCAACTAACAGGAAAATAATAGGTTACGGGTTGCAGCTGTTTCCTCCAACTTGCGTCGGAAAGCAGAAGTAACTTAAACAAACGTCCCTCGTGACTGCGTCACGGAAGGGGAGCCTATTTCTTCCTATGTGGCACAGACGAAGTGGGTGGCAACATACCTGAATTCCTAAATCCTATCCAATGTAAACCctaaaaaacgggaaataaaGGCACGGGAGCTTACGAACTTAACGACTCGTCAAAAAAGGAAAGACGAGCACGGGATACGGGATAGTTGTGGTTTATAGGAACAGCAGCGCCCTCTCCAGTTACAAAAATGTACCTTTCCTTTGAATTTGACATGTGActaggaaaaaaagggggggaaagaGAGGAAAAGCAGCTGTGGGAGCTCTGAGGTGACCTCCaaagttttccttttctttttctttttttgcatgtgtttttgtgtgttttgtttgtttaatttctttgtttttgtttctttcagtGCACAGTGTTCTCCAACAAataaatgagttcctgcgaaagaacgacgaaCCGCAGGTGACCTACAAAGCGAGCGTGAGGGCTCTGTTTCGAGCACTGTTGAAAAAGTGTTCACCTTGTGAAAAGAGCGCATgacagaacgagaggacgtcgtgacgtatgctaccccttcacgtgaccagtgacgcaCAGCcacacagctcaagcatgtataggCGGCGCGTaaactgcgaaaaaaaaaaaaacaagaaagaaaccaTGCACGGAGCTTCCAATATGTCATGCGAGAATCGTGTCGAGATCTACGGCTGCATTCTCCGactgttttctctctctctctctcttttcctttttttgcagcaacgtttgcacagcgccatttcgggcccaagcggccacggatccaaacagtaggaggtttcatcagcgggttctgtgtggtgtttcaagcggtatgCGTCAAAGAGAGCTGCGAAGCCTATGGAGAAATCCACAGAACAACACGAGATAGTCTTCTTGAAAgtgccacgtcgtctgctaaactaccgcgcgTTGCATGTTTTGAGCCGCacacgttgctgctcactcgcgccacctggcccacagaaacaggtctataGTGCAcagcagagcgaaaatattttcttcATCACTAAGCAATAATGCTGGGTGATAGGgcctaaggtgtatataaaacTCTCTGAAGTGATGTGAACATGTACAGAGAATTTTTACcctacaaacaaacaaacatgtaaagagaatgtgCAAAATTAAGAGAGGCCCAGCGCAGTGCGTGTACCGGGGTGGTTCCTTCCCGCAAAGTAGGAACCCGTGGTTGAGGAACCTGATACTTATCGTAAACTCGAtcgcatcacactgcacagGTGATCCGCTAAGTAGCCCCCATGAGGAAACTTGTATTGAGCGACCACTtctgccttaaaaactgctacaaataacacGGCAttctacaaattattattatcaccacaagctgacaacatagctcagacacaaaggcggtatcatagtcacaccacaccaccgttacgtaggattctttgtcacaaatcaaacaaaggcacaaaacaataccaatgcATGAAAAAGGGTAACTCTCTTGTTCTCAATAcgacgtaatactgaacttgtGCGCGCAGGTGGCTCACAGAAGTGACTGGGCACTTGCTTCtgtagagaacaccgtgtaccgtgctagcaatgcatgcagaaaagtgctcgagtgctcgcacatatactgatgacaacactaccagtgtagtgtaacatgtccGCAttagcatattatgcactcaaactgtatttgccgccgggtaatgTGCAAGTGtcttcgattgaacctcggaagagtaATCAAACAACTTGCATCCAGTGATGATTTTGGTCAAAAAACATTTCAtgattgtcaaataaatgtatatAATGGACACCTACTCATTCCTTGCCTTGATAAAGCATGACTCACCTGTAGAGATTTAGGCCCTGTGtccttgccggtacggttggtacgaccgtaattgcaagaagttaccatgatcgctgcggcgactgttttgggacagtaagatggcggctgGTTGcggcacgctcgcgctccctatccgcgatccagccttttacaatcgagatcaatGATTTCAACTTAGCGTGACTAATTGTGGCGCCATCACTTGAAAGCTACGCAAAATGGTGTTCGAGCGTGGTCTAGTGCAGCGCCATCCAGCAGCGTGAAATGGTTTTTCCAcgggggtcggactcgctcaacAAAGTGTGAccacaagggagctgccatccgttgctCATGGAAGGTGTTGCCTTACGTTGGCtacttcattccgctaaacttgacgcgctcgttttcctaaatttaTCACTTGCTATCGAAATTCGGTGTACTATCTGCGTATCTCACATGTATTTGTTAAACAAGTaggcagtgaatattttccaaGTACATCAATTGCTTGTGTGCcgtcgttcgttcgtcactttattatcacgaaactcgacatggcaagcatggaatggcgggtggtttcgtttttggcATTTCTGGTTCCCGTTGGtacgcagagcagcatgaagatgaccgtttactgtgtgtattcatatttggattactgttgtcttcggaaatacgtgtctacattcgttacgatgggtaacgatttattgattttgcTCGCGAAGCATACAAACGTCACctcaacacgtcataggcggtaaataTCTTCATCTGTGTCGGTGGAAAGCCAggggttggcggtgtcgcaggtaatcgcatagataagatatgattcacgtttgatatgggtagcactactcaattctgcacgtatcACGAAGATTCGTACCTACTCAACGCATTTACACGGTTTGCCTCGCTTCCTATACTGGACGTCGTTCCTGGCCGTTCCCTCCATCGGCTCGTTTCCCCGTTAGTTAGggtcagttctcacttggcgacgcccgacgcggagTCGTGAGCGgtcggcggaaatagacgcgcatttccggagtcgggagaggagagaccacggaggagaagtaaggagaccgaactcggcTGGAGAATGACGTcccgattcctcgagtctattgttggccgcggcgcggcgctcgcgttccctccggtactagctccgcgaaatctcCTGCAAGGCAATGCGCTGTTTGTCCTCGAATACTCTACTAAGAAGCGTTAAAAACGAGTGTTTGTGTTATAAATATTGACAACGATTTCTCCAACAATGAGTTAATGTTTTCTGGTCAGCTCTAATCTTGTTTTGCAATTTCTGTTGCCTCGTTTTCGTGTCATAGGTGGGAACTACTCCAAAGGAAGCAAAGGCTGTGCTGAAAAGCCACATTTAAATGGCGTGGAGGGAATGATATGTTTGAACATCTCTAAAGTTTCCGGACGCGATCTTTTCGGAATATGTAGAATTTCTATGTGGGGTCGCCGCATATAAGCTGGGACTGGGAAAGTTTTATCTGCGTACGTGTAAAGCAATTAAGAAAACTTCGTGTATGTTTAGTGACACGCTATGCTACGGTTTTGGGAACCGAAAAGAAAGTCTGTAATGTGTGTTGTCGACCACTGACATCTTGAATAACACTGAGTTTGATGTTCAGTTCCATGCCTAGGAGTTTCAATTTACTTCAGCACAAGCATATGCTGCTCAAAACGTTTACACCATGCAGGTATTCTACCCAAGCTAAAAAAGCCCCAAATCCAGTAGATATGGGCTTCACACCCCAACCGgacaccaagatgaaaatcgtcttggGGAATCTCTTCCTTAAACTGTACGGACTCAGTACGTGTACACAGCTAGTCCTCTACCGCGTTTGCAAACCTGTGACAGAAAGTGCGTTCTGGCAccttggtattaaattcgtgtatggtgTCATGTGAAATGTAACTCTATCCTCTGTACCCTAGCGGATGCTtcacaattacgacaaaaaGCTCCCGCTTCCCAAAGCATTGTGCACGCGAAGTATGTGGTAGAAATGCGCGCTACGACGCTGTCGTGCAACAGCTGGAATCCAAATGTGCTCAATTGCACCATTTCCTCACGCTGCGAGATGTTCGTGGGAAGTAATAATAATCAGTGCACACCATTAACAATGTAGATCTCGCAGTCGTGCCTTGCCAGTCATGCAACTTACCATCCTGTACGATGTCAAACAACAACCTTTGTGCTCCTTCGGGTGTCTTTTGATctcaaataaaacaaaacataCTTCCGCGATTTTTAACAACTTCTAAACTGCGAGAGCACTACGCTTATTTAGACATTCAAGCAACGAGCAAACGTGGATCCCCCTTGACGGCGGCTTCCCCACATTGTAAAATGAAAGCCTCCCGCGTTGCACCAACAACAACTCCAGGCGAAAAATGCAAAgagagatcgttccttgatacacgacAATCGTGTTTctttatcaaaatatttttcccTGCTTGCACTGGACGCACTAGTAAGTCTGACACAGCGCATTACAAGCACGTCATTTCAGAGTagcaagtacctgacggagcgcgagcgccgcgccgcggccacaattagactcCAGGAATCGGGACCACACTTTTTCAACGGCGCCGCGGcagagttcggtctccttacttctcctccgtgggagagacgtcgagccaaaaactgccatgccgaacttctttcacgacgtcggcgagagctgccgagaacgatatactagcgaccaattaggtgacaaaggaaggccacgcctcctgatttttttcgtctgctttggacaacggaatgccactgtggtgggaacatgaaaatcgagcgcgctgacggggcggcagaaatgcgcctctacttccgccgccagctcacgacgccgcgtcggcgTCGCCAAATGAGAACTGGACCCTATCCCACATGAATGCAGAGgattggcaacaaacggagcagccccgctgtagttagggggcagAAATCCGTCCACAAACACTATCCATggccaacggatggctgcgcccgggcggtcatGCTCGGGGATAGGCGAATCACATTGACgacgcgccaagtacgttctctagagtcttcctatattaactctacgGGTTTTTCAGTGAGATTCAAACTTCAGCACGAAGTAGCGCCATCTATGGAAAGAGAAGCGAAAAGTTCGTCTCGGTGGCGTGATCTATTCAAGTTAGCGGTACAATCTCTCCTTCGCAGCTATCGCTACCCACTGTACGCACGGCAGAAAACTGATCAGAGGTAAAAAAACAACCTCAGTGGACTAGTCGATAGCGCGTCGGACAGCGGAAGGACGGTTCTCCAGATGGAATCCCCAGGGTGACAAAACTTTCAGGTGTGATATCAGATGTATGTATCAGATGTAAACTGCCAGTGCGGGTGTGGCGTCAGCGAGGCGCAGTGACGATGTGACGTCAGAGATGTCACCATATAAAGGGGACTGTGATGTCAGGTGGTGGGAGTGTTATCTGTGACATCAGAGATCGCTCCCAGATAATGATTTTATATCTACACATTGGACATCTACGGTATTCGTCGGATATCACCACATCGAACTATTGTTTGGTACCAAGCCTGAAGTAAAGTTGGAAACGAATGAGGAGTCCTCAGCATTCTCTGAGGACAAGGAGCAACCGAAGTTTGTTTCGGAGACGCCAGATTTCTTTTTCTCGATAGTCAAAGAAGCTTTTAGGACTGTGCCGAGTGCGTTGAACTTCGAGGTGAATATGTCGAATTGTAATTGTAATTCAACTGTAATTGTCTAGGCCGTGTTCTTCGCACCCTCGTACAGACTGTGCACGTTACTTTGATAGGAGTAGACACCATCTCAATTGAACAAAGCGCAGTAATCATATTTTACATGTCGCTCAACGAAATATAATTTAATAATATGTGAGAAAGCAGTCAGAACAGTGTGAACACCGGCACGAACAAGGCCCCAGCGAGTGGTAGTTTCCAAGGTCGATGTGGGGAAACATCCTCTACACATCGACCTTCTACGCTTCCCCGTGCATAGTGTGGGTACAGCTGCGAAAGAGGCGCTCTTCATGCTGATTTATGACCGGTGTTGTCTGCAACAGGGAAACAGCATCTAGTTCAAGTATGTCGGCTGTCCTCAGCAGTATTCTAATTTCCGTGCTGTTTTGGACCaactctggacaagcaagcgtTCAACGCATGCAATGGTGCGGCAGAGGGCTAAGTAAGTCTTGCCAATCACATTTTCGGTTTTGTAACTTTCTCGTGGTGTGGAGTTGCAGTGTTTTCAGTTGCTATTCTGCTTTGGGTTGAAGTGAAAAAGAATGGCAATGTTGCTGCAAATAGATAATGAGGTCCCTTAGTTCTGTACAGACTTTGCGTTCCTTACAGGGATTATCGCATCCGAAAATGTGTGTATTATACCGATACGTAATATTCGGAActgcttttttaccccaccactgTGAAGGGCATGCAGAATATATtcgaattcatgataattgacagggatattgaggaacTATCCCGTCGGAGGAAATAGCCCAACATCATGCATTCCGGGGCACCAATAGTATAGAGGGGCACCAAGAGCATCCGGCTTCTGCTGGGATTATGCCTTCCATCTCCCAGCTTCAGGAGCTGTGTCTTTTTTTACTATCATTCTATGGGCTGGGTTTGCCTCCTTTCGTCGGTCTGacaagattgcgctgaaaaagaGCGTTATGCTCTTCGGGCCCCGAATAGCATGAtattcgacttttttttttctgataggCTGGCAactttctcttccgaaaacagcttacatactAAATTAACATGTTTCGGACATTAGCTCTCCTTCTGCAGCTAGGAAAGCTCCAGCGACTCACCTCCTCTTCCTTTCTTCAATATCCCCCTCTCCATCGATAGTAAGATTATGATGACGTCAGCCAGGTACACGAATTGAAGCGCAGCGAAGACAATTGTCTTGGAGCTCGTCGGCTTCACGTTCGCACTGAAAGATAATAAATGAAATGTCTTCGGCAAATGCGCCGACTTTCGCTTGCCAGTGTGAGCTCCGACGCCATCATCCATCGCGGGACACGGTGTTACGTTCCTGGACATACGAACATGATCGACGCTAAACCACAAACAACATTACAAAGCCGTTCTCACATATCGCTGCTTTATTTTTTTCCtgacatcatcatcatgattcACAAGCCAATCACAGACACCCGGAGACTTGCGGGCGCCCTCCCACGCACTCCctggcagtgatttatccaaaCCCCCGCCCCCTACACCCGCGAGATGTTCAGTGACAGCCCCTACATTTTTAAGCTGCGTACCCTCTACAGGGGGTACcattgcgatttcagcttttgACACATTTCGGTAATGATATGATAAGGTATAATAACGTGACTTCAATAATCATCGCCGCACCCCAAATTTTCTTCGAAAATCCCTCCGTCCTTGGGaatctggataaaccactgcaagAGGCCCTCACTGGCCCCCGGGTTAGACGAGTGTGTGAGACGTTTTCTCCGATTCCCGGAGAGGGAATCCAGGCATACTGTTAACACCCGCCTTCTACGCTTGCAATCCGTTACATCATACCGCAGTGAAAATACTCTGACACTAACTAACTAGCGGATTTTATTTTCAGCGTTATAATCAATGGTGAACAAGGACTAAAACATCACTATAGTTACGCAATTGACTGTGACGAATGCGACTTCTTGGGTCTTTAGCAGCAAACATTGCAAATGGCTACCAGCAGTCGAAACTTGTTTTGtgtccataacttaaaaacccgagactaggggacaaaaaaaaaaaaacgagaaagacacagacacacagacaaggtctcagtgagaccttgtctgtgtttgtctgcATGAAAAGTACATATTGTGCCATATTTTCAGGTGTGAGAGCTTatgtcttcgttttcttttcttttttctttttttttcatgcttcGATGGGGTGAGCCGCTGAGTTCAGCCCGAACTCTGGCAGCTCCATCGTCCACAGCAGGCATGGCTGATGGGCCGTACTTCACCTTCGCAACATTACCGTTACGAAGACGGGTGGCGTTCGCATTCTAATCGTCACGATGCAGTGCCGAACTCAAAGCCATGACGAAACAGGTCCGATAATGAGCAACACGAAAAACACGAATAAAGGTCCGTTCGTGTTTCTTGTGTTGCCCATACCTAGGCTGGTTTCGTCATGGGTATCGTCCACCAGCTAGACAACCTTTACTCTATTTTGTCACTCACGAAACCCAAGGTCGTCAGCTCCGTGATTTATATCTGCGGCACAACTATATCCCTTGAGTGTCCTGGAGAACGAATGAAGGTTTGTTTTACTGTGTTATACCTAACAAAACATTAACTATTTTAAATAGTTGGTGTTTGGCTATATCCCTTGAGTGTCCTGGAGAACGAATGAAGGTTTGTTTTACTGTGTTATACCTAACAAAACATTAACTATTTTAAATAGTTGGTGTTTGGCGCATTGCTTTCGTTGTCCTTAAAGGTGTTGCATATCCCGATGGTTTTTACTGCGCATTTcgaagattttcagtgcattgtAGCATGCGTATTTCGAAactttttagtgcatatttatctgTGCTCTAGTAATGGCACGAGGATTTGCGTCACGAATATTTGGTAGCCAAAGGGCTGAAATCTGTATTCGGTGCACCATCAGCTCATTActgctgtatttttttttcctttaaagATCCTATTGATAGTGCTCGTCTTGGACGCATCACAACCCAAGCCTTATGGGCTTGTAAGAGCCATGTGATGGAGTTGGACGTACGACCAAAGCTGATTCGGGTATGTGTAACTATTCTGTTCCCTAGACTTCATTATGCCCCACAAGAGCACATGTTCAAGACCGGTCAGCGTGCAGATGATGCTAGGAGCTCGATCATTTTTCTTAAATTGACGCTGGCACCCGGAAACCCAGCTACGAAAGGGGTACCAGtgtgttcggcatcggccgacaatgtacacggccatttttttttcgttcgaaAAGTGCTGAACTGTTAAATAAACAAATTCTAAAAGCCCCAGAATCACCGGTTgggtgacgtcactccctaagcggaggagtgagagggagGCGCTGAGAGGACGAATGGTGCCGTCCATGTGCCCcgtaaggcagcgttcacagGGCGCAACTTTTTCTCGCAATTATGAGCGACTTTGGAGTTTCTGGCAGTCGGCCAGTACCGGCagcctccagcaactcgagttgctcgtaATCGCTCCCCGACCGAATTCCTAGCAGCAGAAAAGCTCCTAATCGCTCCCCGATTTGCTCGCGCAACGGGCAGtcagcattgccacgtgactcccgatagCGTGGTAGACTCCGTTCGTCTagccgggttcaaatcctgcaggggCATCTGAGAAATGACTATTTTTAACTAATGCCACAAAAAGATGTCAATTGTCATTTTTGAAGGTAATAATGACGTATTCGCGCATAAAAACTGACTAAAATGTCGCAAACGACACCTAAAGAAAAGACTCCACCAGTTCCATCCGAAGCCACATTTTCGGGTCGCCGAAAGGTTGCTCTCGGGGGGAGCTACCGCTATGCTACATGTGTGCGCGGACCCGAAATTGCTCGTCAAACGCTGGTTccagttgcttcgagttgctgggtAAAGtcgccccgtgtgaacgccggatAACGCTACGAGACGCCCGCggaattccttttctcaaggtcgacCCCTGtctggttcttagggagtgacgtcttctcatttttccagagagggTTATTCCCGGATACTCTCAGCATCCGTCTTCTGCTgctgtcatgtattccgtcgaataacgtCCCAACTACGTCATTGCTCCGCGTGGGATTTTCGCTGCCGTAGTCAGTGGTTCAGGAGGAATAAGATGACATTATAATTTTGAAATCGAGTGGAACGTATGTGACCGTCTGTTCAACACATATGTGTGGAACACACATGGACATATGTGTGGATATGTGTGGACACAACCAGATGTCTCGACTCGTGACAAGCACGCCGCATTAAGTACATAATTCGAGGTTTCCTGACAAAACTAAAAGTGGCTTCATTTCAGCAGTCATGGAAATGTGCACGCCAATACGAATGGAAACAGCAAACAAAAGTAATATGCTAGGTTCAAATAGTAAACTCtgctcacatcacttcacaGGCTTAGTAGCTGCAAACCAGTACTGTTCATGCAAAATAGGCAAGCGCGTGCATGCCTATCTGTGGGGACCGCATGCAGACACCACCGGCGACAAGATAGCGATATTAAGTGCATACATTCTCAACAGGCATATGGGAGAAGTGGCAAATTTCATCTAGAATCTAGAAAAGTTCATACAGCAGCATCTGCTCATCCGTAGTTTATTGGTGTAAATAACTTTGTGACTGAATGTATAAAACATTGCGTCACACAGCAGGATTGTCATGATGAGACTTTCCAACTGACCTCGGTACCCAGTGAAAGTTATCGACTGTTAGCACTTCGAACTTCGTTGTTCAACAGGATCCAAGACTTTTCATTGTCGTTTTCTTCGGAACGTAAACACGCTAAATTAGGTTTCATTTCATCATAAGCTAAATATGGTTTCATTGTTCATTATTTTCTCCCTTTTTATGGTAATAACTATTTGATGGGTTCATTGTCGAGCTCCGTTTCGACGGAGCATTGTTCGCTTTTACTGTTCTGTACAGGCACTGAAGGCTCATTCACATACGTGTTTCAAACAGGCATGCCGCCTTAGTGTTCGCGTCGCGATCGAGGGGAGCCAGTTAAAAATGGCCGAGCTGCCGACGTGCAAATGCTTTTCCTCGTTGTTGTTACGTCCAGATTCTACCGACACGTCTTCCGCTCCGTCCATACTTAcacataagtgtcacaatactgggtgctttttcttcttctttttttatcagGACTGCTTTCTATAAAAAGGCCATGAGAGCAGCATTGATGCCGTTTTTGAAGTTGCGCTCTACGACGCCAAACGGATAGCCTCAGAAAGGGAGTATGCAACTACGAGATAActaattacctcaaattcaATAATGAACACAGTCCTCGTTGAAGTTCATTTCatctcttaaacgagcaaacgCAATGAGCAGAAACTAAAACTGTGTGTCACCTTCGCTGACAGAAAAAGCAGTTTGTCTGTCCAGGACGTCCGCACCAA is from Ornithodoros turicata isolate Travis chromosome 8, ASM3712646v1, whole genome shotgun sequence and encodes:
- the LOC135365967 gene encoding uncharacterized protein LOC135365967 — translated: MWGNILYTSTFYASPCIVETASSSSMSAVLSSILISVLFWTNSGQASVQRMQWCGRGLNPIDSARLGRITTQALWACKSHVMELDVRPKLIREAKRACAVVRLCYAMAEVPRQNSAAFKDIIFHCMKLSLEAMEMLNPGILEEYNINITTFMGVGRDCLYGLVPLEEKLGLGIIRFAFDYMSG